The DNA sequence ACTATTTAATCCTCAGATTTTGACAAACTTTATAATTTGCATACTCATCTAGCAATAAGCTTTCTTTTTTTTCTCTATTTTTAATTATAGAGCCATTTAAAATTTTTATTAATATCTCAATCTTTTTTTCTTCCCTATATTTATCTACATAAATATCATAACACTCATTATAATTCTTTTTAAGCTTTTCAAGAATTTTAAAATCTTGTTTTTTTTTATAATTTAAACAGTCTATATAACCCCTTATAGAAAGATTGTCAAAACTATCCAGGCTTTTTAAAATATTAGGGATTCCATCTAAAAACTGATTTATTTTCAAAATTTTCTTATTTATATTCATTAAGTCTCTCTCGCTTAACTTTCTATAATAGGTTCTAATGGCCAATATCCTATTAAGCTTTTGTTTTCTAAAGTTTAAATCATTCAAGATAATATTTCCCTTATTTCATCTTCTAAATTTTCAAAATCAAATGTTTCATTTATTCCTTGAGAAATAAAATTAATAATCTTTGGATACTTAGAAATTGCAAAATCGACATCTTTATTGGATCCTTTAAGATAAATCCCTGTTCTAATAAGATCTTCATAATCTTTATAAACAGATAATAAACTTCTAACTTTCATTATTAACTTTTGTTTTTCTAAATTCATTATTCTATGAATAGATCTTGAAGTCGAACTAAGAACATTTATTGAAGGATAAATCCCTCTATCAAACAAATCTCTGTCTAAAATAATATGACCATCTAAAACAGCCTTAATATTATCAGCTACAGGCTCTGTAAAATCATCCCCTTCAACAAGAACAGTATAAAACCCAGTAACACTTCCTCCCTTACCATTAAACCCCGATCTTTCAAGTAAAATTGGAATTTCAACAAACACAGAAGGCGGGTAACCTTTAGCTACAGGAGGCTCTCCTAAAGAAAGAGACATCTCCCTTTTAGCATTTGCAAATCTAGTAATAGAATCAAAAAGCAACACTACATCTTTACCTTGCTCTCTAAAGTATTCTGCTATCATGGTGGCAACATAAGCTCCCTTATACCTTGATATAGGTGATTCATCAGAAGTTGAGACAACTAAAACGCTTTTTTTTAAACGCTCCTTACCAAGTTCATGCTCAATAAACTCATTAAGCTCCCTACCTCTTTCCCCAATAAAAGCAATAACATTTACATCTGCATTTGAATTTTTTGCAATCATACCAAGCAAAGTAGATTTACCAACACCAGCACCTGAAAAAATACCGACCCTTTGCCCTTTTGCAACTGGCAAAAACCCATCAAGAACTTTAACCCCTGTTAATATTTGCTCTTCAAAAATACTCCTACTAATTGGGTTAATTTTTTTGAAAACCAACTCTTTATATCTATTGTTCAAAAATGACCCTTTATTATCAATAGGTCTACCAAGAGAATCAATAACTCTTCCTAAAAGCTCATCACTAAGATTAATTTCTAATCCTTTATTTAAAGAATAGACTTTATTCCCAACTTCAATCCCACTAAATCCTTCATAAGCCATAAGACTAACATAAGGACCATTAAAGCCTAAAACCTCAGCACACACCCTTCTATTATTTCTTTGATCAATTAAACACAAATCTCCAACAGCACACTGGGGCCCTAAACTTTCAACCAAAAGGCCCTTTATTTTTTGAACCCTGCCAACAAAAGAGACAGTTTCAATATTATCTACTTGTTTTAAATAATTTTCAAAAAAATTGCCCACTAAAATTCCTTTAGATATTCAACTTAATAAAGAAAAGTTTTTAAATTTTTCCTCTATTTTATCAAGTTGAGAAGAAATACGTGCATCAATCTCTCCAAAATTAGTTTCAATTATACAGCCACCTTTACCTATGTTGGGATCTTCTATAATTTCTAAATCTTCTATAACATCAAATCTAAAAATAAAATCACTCTTTTTATGTCTAACAATATCTAAATCGTCAAGATTTACACGAATGGTAATTTTTGTTTTATCTTTTACCTTTTTTAACACCTCATTAACATTTTCCAAAACAATATCTTTTTGAGAAGCTGTAATTCTTTTAATAACCTTGATTGCAATTTGCATAACAAGGCTTACTATCTGCTCACCCGAAGATTCAAGAATGCCTCTCCTCTCAGCAATCAAAGATGCTATTATGCCATGCAACTTTCTCATCACTTTGTCAAAATCTTTAAAACCGCTCTCATAACCCTTGTTATACCCTTCTTCCCTACCTTTAGATGTTGCTATCTCAAGATCTTTTTTTAACTTTTCTTCATACTCTCTTGCTAATTTTTCAATCTCAGCATTAGATTCAGCTTCAATAGATTCTTTTTTATAAACAGCTTCTCTTTGCAAAAGATCTGCTTCTTGCTTGGCTGCCTCTAATACTTCATTGGCTTTTGCTTTAGCCTCTTCAATAAGCCTCTCAGATTCAATCTGAACTTCTTCTTTAGCAAGTTCTTGCCTTTTAACAAGCTCTTCCTCAAGTCGCAATTTTTCATCTCTTAATAATTGCAACTCCTCTTTAAGATTAGCAATTTTACTGTCTATATCGTAAACCTTGCATTCCTTCTTCTTAATTTCCAAAGATTCAAAAATAGGTTTTGCTATCTCAACAAATTCCAACCTTACTGAACTATCAACTTCTGATGACTTATATAAAACCTTAGGCAAACAACACTCCTTTATCAGACAAGCACATCTTCTTCACCACCTCTTGAAATAACTATTTCCCCTTGTTCTTCTAATTTTCTAATAAGAGAAACAATTTTTTGTTGAGATTCTTCAACATCTTTTCGTCTAGTAGGACCCAAAAATTCCATATCCTCCTTAAGCATTGAAGCTGCTCTTTTTGACATGTTTTTGAAAATTTTTTCTTGGACAGGAATGTCTACAGATTTTAAAGCTTTTGCCAACTCTTGACCATCTATCTCTCTTAAAACCCTTTGTATAGATCTATCATCAAGCAAAACTATATCCTCAAACACAAACATTTTCTTCTTAATCTCTTCTGCAAGCTCTGGATCTTCCTCTTCAAGAGATTCAATAATAAACTTCTCCGTCTTTCTATCAGCCATATTGATTATCTCAACAACATTATCAACTCCTCCTGCTGATGTGTAATCTTCTGAAGAAAGAGAAGCTAATTTTTTCTCAAGAACTCTTTCAACCTCTCTTACAACCTCAGGAGAGGTTCTGTCCATTAATGCGATTCGTCTTGCAACATTGGTTTGTACTTCTGTAGGCAAACTAGACAGAATAAAAGAAGCTTTTTGGGGATCAAGATATGAAAGTATTAAAGCAATTGTTTGGGGATGTTCTTGTTGAATAAAGTTTAAAATATTTGCAGGATCTGCTCTTCTAACAAATTCAAAAGGCCTAGACTGTAAAGCAGACCCCAAATTATTAATAATGTCAACTGCTTTTTGGGTTCCAAGAGATTTTTCAAGAAGCTCTCTTGCATAATCAATGCCACCCTTTTGAATAAATTCTTGAGCCATCATTAATTCTTTAAACTCTAAAAGAACATTATCTTTAAGCTCAGAAGTAATTGTCTCAAGCTTTGCTATCTCAAATGTCAAAGACTCTATCTCTTCTTGAGAAAGATACTTAAACACTTTAGAAGAGATTTCAGAACCTATTGAAACCAACAAAATAGCAGCCTTTTGCTTACCTGTTAAAGCAGAAACGTCAAGAATCTCCTTTTCTTTTTTTTCTTCCATATCCATTACTACCTTCTACGCATTTTTCAAAAGCCATGTTCTTATAAGCTTGGCAACATCTTCTGGTTTTTCCCTGGCCAAAAGTTCAGCATTATTTTGCAGCTCATCGCCTTCTCTGATCCCACCAACAACATCATCAACGCCAATATCATCCCCACCATCCATCAAGGCTTGCTGACGCCTTAAATGGGCTTGCTTTGCCAACTCCTCTTCTCTAAGGCGTCTTCGTCTTTCAAGCTCTCTAGAAATAGCAAAAAATACTGTAAATACTAAAATTAATAGTGAAAATATTATACTTGCAACAAATAAAAGATATTTAAACCTTTCACTTGCAAAATAATTTTCATCTATTTCTCTAAACTCATTCATACGATCAAAAGATATGTTTCTAACCGTTATTGAATCGCCTCTTTCTGGCTTATATTCAAAAGAGCTTTGCAAAACATCTTCAATATTTTTTATCTCTTCTAATGCCATAGGTTTGTATTCTCTTTTTCTCATTCCATTTTCTATTATAAAATCTCCCTTCTCATCATATACAAAATTCCAAATACCATCCACGAAAATACCAAGAGAAACACCCACAATCCTAGCAGGCTCTTTTTCACTTGTAGATTTTTTTTCGTTTAAAGCAACATTTTTAATTTCTTGCGACTCATTATATTTACCAGTAATATCACTTAAGTCCTGATATTCAGGGGGAGTATTGCCTTCTTGCCCAGGAGGTCCCCATGGACTATATCCTTGTCCTTGATATTCTTTTTTTTGAGTCTGAGAAGATATAATAGTTGAATCACTTACTTTTCTAGTGTTATAAGCAGCTTTTGGATCTTGAGCTTGAATCTCAATAGGAGCATACTCTTTAGACTCTGTGGTTTCTTTTGAGGTGTCAAGTTTCACATTTACTCTTGCTATCATAAATCTATCAATAGACAAAACCTTGCTTAATGCAGAGTCAATTTCTCCCCTAAGCATGGCTTCATACTTAAGTTTTAATTTACGCTCTTTTTCTGCTAAGTCTATTCTATCTATTCCATCTAGATTCGAAAAATCATTTAAAATAGTTCCACTATTATCAACAACAGCAATATTATCAGATTCAAGACCCTCAATGGCATATTGAATAAGCTTAACAAGTCCTTCAACCTTTTTCCTATTAGTAATAATATCAGAGCCAGGTCTTGGGGTAATTCTAACAGATGCCTTAACAGGTTCTTGAGCATCTTTAAAAAGAGCTTTTTCAGGCATAACAAGATTTACACTAACAGCATCAACATCGTCTAAAGCCACAATGTGCTGTTCAACAGCTCTTGTAATTGATCTTCTAAGATTAATGCTTCTTTCAAAATCAGTAATAGTCCATCTATCAATATCAAACAAAGCCCATGGATCCATATGAACAGGTACAAGCTCTTCTCTGACAAGAATTGCTCTCATTTTTTTTGCAAGTTTCTCATCATCTAAATAAATTCTTCCATCAGAACTTAAAAAATATTTAACATTTTCTCTATCAAGTCTTTGTGATATCCTATCTAAGAGATATTGATCTTTAATTTCAACCCCAAAAAGAGCAATGCTTTGACTTCTAGTAGAAAACCCTATCAAAAAAACAAAAGCAATAATTACAAAAAAAATAATCAATCCTAAGGCTATTTTCTGAACAGTACTAGCTTTTTTGAAGATTCCTTTTGCTGAAACAAAAAATTTAGTAAAAAAATTGCTCAAAATCTTATGGCTCCTTAACGAATATTGATTATATCTTGATAAGCCTTCACGCTTCTCTCAACAACAGCTTTTAAAATGCTTAAATTCATATTAGCCTTAGACATTGCTATTACAACATCATGAACATCAACACTACTAGGTCGAAGAATAGCTTGCTCCATAACTTTAGAAACATTTAATTGGCTTTTGTTGATATCAGTAACCGTATTTATTAAAACATCTTTAAATGTTTTAATATCACTGCTTTTGGAACTAAAAAGATTCACATCAAAATGTAAAGGATTTTTTTTAACTAAATTAATATTACTCTCTGTAAAAAAAGCATCTATTTTCACCAATAATCTCCTTTTAGCTTTGAAGTATAGCTAATGCGCTCCTAAACATAGACTTGCTACTATTGATAACAGTAGAATTTGCCTCATAAGCACGAGAAGCTGAAATCATATCTACCATTTCTTCAACTAAATTGACATTAGGAAGCTCTACATAACCTTTTTTATCTCCAAAACTTATTGCATCAGGATGAGTTGGGTCGTATTTTAACTTTAACGGAGACTTGTCTTTTTCAATGCTTGCAACCCTAACTCCTTGACCAATACCATTATCAAGATAATCTGGAATAAAAGGCCCCTTCCAGTAAGGATTATTAATCCTTGGAGCAAAAACAATTCTTTGCCTTCTATAAGGCCCACCATCAGAAGTTCTAGAAGTAGAAACATTTGCAATATTATTAGAAATAACATCAATCCTCAATCTTTGTGCCGTCAACCCTGTTGAAGCCACATTAATACTTGAAAACAATCCCATTTTACATTCCTTAAGATACTAATTTATTTTAATACAATATTAATGCTTTTAAAATAATGTGCCTGAATATTAGTCATAAGGTGATACATCATTTGATTTTGAACAAGCGCCTTAATCTCAGAATCAATATCAACATTATTGCCATTATTATTCACAGCTGAAAGGTGATCAAGAACTCTCTGGGGCTTAACGTCTGAATACTCTGGATTTTTAATTCCAGACAAATGCTTATCACTAGACTTTATCAAGTCTAGATCATTTCTACATTTATTTGAAACAGCCTTCTCAAGCTCTGACTCAAAAGAAATTTTACTTCTTTTAAAATTTGGAGTATCTACGTTTGCTATATTGTCAGAAATAACACCTTGTCTTAAGCTTAGAACATCTAAATATCTGTGTGAAAAATCTACAGATCTCTCGAAATCATTCAAATTAGAACCCCCTCTTTTTAAAATTACTTTTAACTAAATTATATAATAATTTAAATCTTTTTGTTCGTTAATTTGTATTTTTTTATTAACATAGTCCAAGTTTATTTCAAATTTTTTTAACTTACTACCAGGCACCTCAAAAAAAAGATCTGCAAGCACTCTTTCCATAACGCCATGAAGTCTTCTAGCACCAAGATTTTCATTTTCAAGATTCATATTAAAAGTGAGCTCTGCAATTTTATCTATAGCCTCCTCACTAAACTTCAAATCCAAATTATAAACCTTAAACATTGCAACATACTGCTTTATTAAAGAATTTTTGGTTTGTTTTAAAATTTTTTTCAAATCGTCTATGCTTAAACTCTTAAGCTCAACCTTAATCGGGAATCTCCCTTGAAGCTCGGGTATTAAATCAGAAGGTTTTGCTAAATTAAATGCCCCTGCTGCAATAAATAAAATATGAGAAGTATCAACTATACCATATTTTGTATTAACTTTAGAACCTTCGATAATTGGTAAAATATCTCTTTGAACGCCTTCTCTAGATACATCATTACCACTCCTATTCTTAGCAGCAATTTTGTCGATCTCATCAATAAAAATAATTCCCATATTTTCAACTTTGGATTTTGCAATATCTGAAATGTTTTCATGATCAACTAATTTCTCAAGCTCTTCTGCTAAAATTATTTCCTTTGCCTTTTTAATCTTCAATTCTCTTTTCTTTTTTCTATCAAATAGATTGCCCAATAAACCTCCAATACCCATATCAATCTCTTCAAAATTACCACCTGTAAATATTTCTATTGTAGAAAATGGCATTTTGCTAGAAATTTGTATTTCAATAGCAGTGTCATCAAGCTCACCTGCTCTAAGCTTTTTCCTTAGCTTCTCTTTTACCTTTTCTTCCGCCTTTATTTCGCTTGGATCTACATTTTCAAAATTGCTAGACCCCTTAAAAAGACTTTCAACTATTCTCTCTTCTGTTTTTACTAAAGCATCTTCTCTTACAGCGCTATACATTTCTTCTTTTACCATATTAACTGCAATGCCCATTAAATCCCTAACCATAGATTCAACATCACGACCAACATAACCAACCTCAGTATATTTTGTAGCTTCAACTTTAATAAAAGGAGCCTTGATTAATTTAGAAAGCCTTCTTGCAATCTCAGTCTTTCCAATACCAGTTGACCCAATCATAATAATGTTTTTAGGCATTACCTCATCTTTTATTTCTTTGGGAAGTCTAGATCTTATATATCTATTAACAAGAGCAATTGATACTAATTTTTTAGCTTCGTTTTGACCTATTATGTACTTATCAAGTTCTGCAACTATATCTTTGGGAACTATATGATGTTCTAACTTATTCATTTTCAATCTCCTCAATCACAATGTTAGAATTAGTATATATGCACACTCTTGCCGCTATCTTTAAAGATCTAAGCGCAACTTCAAAAGCACTTAATTTTTTATTTTCCATGTAAGCAAGAGCTGCTGAATACGCATAATTGCCCCCACTACCAATTGAAATAACATCCTCTTCAGGCTCAACAACATCACCAGTACCAGAAATTAAAAGAATATTACTAGAATCAGCAACAAGCATCATAGCCTCAAGCTTATGAAGTATCTTGTCAGAACGCCAATCTTTTGCAAGGTCAACAGCAGCCCTTTTAATGTCAATCAAACCATCACCTTTTGCCTTGATTTTTTCTTCAAATTTTTCAAAAAGAGTAATTGCATCAGACGTTGAACCTGCAAATCCTGCCAAAATTTTTCCATTAAGCAATTTTCGTATTTTAATAGCATTACTCTTTAAAACAGTATGTCCAAAAGTTACTTGTCCATCTGCTGCTACCACAGTTTTGCCATTTTTTTTTATTGCAATAACTGTAGTTCCTTTAAAGCTCATATTACCCCCCTATTTATATATCTCGTTTAAAAGTTCATCAATAAGAAAATCAGATACATTTTTACAATTACAATACTCTTTAGAATCATCCTCAATCTTATTGGAATCTATATATTCAACATTCAATAAAGCATAAAGATCTTTAATGGTTTTTATCTCTTGAGCACCAAAACTATACAATTTAACGGCTCCATCGCCACAAAAATCTAAATCATAAACATAAATGTCAAGCCCCAGGTCAAGACCAAGTTCAGCTGTAATCAAAGCTCCCGATTTTAAAGGCGCATAAGTTATAAAAATAGCATCCGACAAGCCTGAGATTAATCTATTTCTTTTAGCAAAAAAATAATTTTGAATTTTATCAAAAGGCAACGTCTCAGTAATTATTCCGCCCCCTTGTTCTAAAAGCTTAAAAACATATTTTCGATTTTGCTTAGGATAAATATTGTCAATATCTGTTGGAATAACAGCAAATGTCCTCCTATTCTCATTAATTGCAGCTATATGGGCCTCAATATCAGCCCCAATTGCAAATCCAGAAATAATCTCTACACCATTTCTTGCAAGATGTGCAGAAAACTCTCTCGTTCTCTCAGCAAGAGTTTTGCTAATTCTTCTCGAACCAACAACAGCCCAAGACAATGAAGAAAAATTAGGCAAATTACCTTTGTAATAAATAGCAAAAGGGGGATCATAAATTCTCTTAAGCTTATTAGGGTAAATCTTAGATCCTAGAATAGCAATTTTGGCTTTTGTCCTTCTAATAACTTTTTCTTGCAATTCTATTAACTTTAAATCAGGCAGCCTAAATAATCTTTTAAATGATCTTGAAAGATAAGCCTCAATGTCTTTTTGAGTCAATTTAATAATATCATTAAAATCAAAATTAATAAAAAGCTTTAGTTTTTCCTTGCTTTTTAAAAATTTTAAATTATCAATATAAAGCAATTTCATCATAAATAATTACTTCAAATTGCTCATGATCCTAGAAACACCTTCTTTTTGCTCTTCAGTTACAGCCTTTTTACTAGCTTTATCATAAAACAATATAGCATTACCAAAATCACCAAGCGAATAATAATTTGCACCTCTTAACATTAAAAACTCAAAATAATCCTCACCCATATTATCAAGCTTATTTAAATACTCTTTAGCTTCAAGCTGCTTATCAAGTTCATATACATACATATTAGAAATAGCAAAAAGAGACTCTTTGAAATCATTTCTAATTGAAATTGACTTTAAAAAAGAATTTTCAGCAAGAATCATGTATCTTTCAATTTCATTTTTTATCTTTAAATTTTTAGCTAAATTATAAGAAGCAACACCTACGTAAAAATGTGACAAATAACTATTGGGGTTGATTTCTAAATTTTTACCAAAATACTCAATAGAGGGTCCGTATTGCCCAAGCTTAAAAAATTCAAGCCCAATCAAATTGAAAAACCTGGCTTTTTTATCAATTGAATTAACTATCTTTAAAATATTCTTATCTTCTTTTTCTACAAATTCCTTATAAACTTCAATTTTAGATTCAGATCCACCGCCTGAAATTTCCAATTCTCTTAACCTAAGCCCAAGATTCAATTTTTCCTTAGATTCATTTCCGCAAGATACAAATAAATTAATAAGCATTAACAAAAAAATTTTCATCTAATCATCGCTACTTTTTTTGTTTAAATTTCTAAGAAATGTTGGAACATCAATATCATCATCAAAATAATTAACATTTTTAGACTTTACTGCAAAAGAAGAATCTTGATGTTCATAAGATCCAGAAGGAATATTTTGAGTACCTGACATTAAAGTGTCAAACTCTTTAGAACTTAAGGTATTATTTTCTGGCGAATTGGATATTTCCTTTTGCCTTTTAGATGCAAAACCTGTAGCAACAACTGTAACATAAATTTCATCTTCAAGATTTGAATTAATAGCATGGCCATATATTACAGTAGCCTCATCATCAACACTAGCAGTAATTATTCCCATAATCTCTTCAAGCTCAAGCAATGAAAAATCATCACCACCAGTAACATTGACAAGAAGTCCTTTAGACCCCTCAATACGCACTTCCTCAAGTAAAGGATTACTAATAGCAGAAGTTGCAGCATCAACAGCTCTGTTTTCACCCTTGCCATATCCGATTCCCATTAAAGCATCACCTTGCCCTTGCATAATACTTTTAACATCGGCAAAATCAATATTAACCTCTCCGTGTTCAATAATAAGCCCTGCAATACCTTGAACACCCATTCTCAAAACATCATCTGCACGTTTAAAAGCATCTTTAATAGTAGTCCTTTTGTCAACAACAGTTAAAAGCTTTTGATTTGGAATGATAATTAATGTATCTACAGACTTTCTTAAATTATTTATTCCTTGCTCAGCAAGTCTTAATTTCTTAGGACCTTCAAACTTAAAAGGCTTCGTCACAACTCCAACTGTCAAAATTCCAAGCTCTTTTGCAACTTGCGCAATAACCGGAGCTGCTCCGGTTCCTGTTCCACCACCCATACCAGCAGTAATAAACACCATATCAGCACCAGAAAGATGATTACGTATAACATCTATGTCTTCCTCTGCGGCAGCCTGCCCAATCTCAGGCTTTCCTCCAGCACCAAGCCCCGCTGTAACTTTTGCTCCAAGAGCAATTTTTATGGGAGCAATAGAGGTTTGGAGAGCCTGAAGATCAGTATTAGCCACAATAAATTCAACATCTCTTACTCCATATTCAATCATACGATTAACAGCATTACTACCTCCTCCTCCTGCACCAATCACCTTAAGAATTGTGGGATTTGTAGTAGAATCAAATCTTCTTGTATGGCCATCAATCATATTATAATCTTTCATTAACGCTTCCTCCATGATTGGTCAAAACCATTCTTTCAAAAACCAACCTTTCAACTTTGAAGATATTTTATTTTTTCTTTTAACTTTACTGCTTACCTTCTTTAATTTATTGAATTTTTGTTGCTCATGCTTATAAAGAACAAGACCAAGAGCTGAAGAAAACTTAGGATCTATATGCTCTTCTCCAATCCCATTAATACTCATTGGCAAACCTATTCTTGCAGGATAATGAAATACTTCTTCTATTAAATTAGAAATACCTGGGAATAAAGCTCCCCCACCTGTTAAAACTATCCCACCATTAATTTTATTATAAAGCCCACGTTTAAGTATTTCCGCCCTCATCATTTCAAAGATTTCTTTTAATCTTGAATTAATGATTATAGACAACTCTTTTCTGCTTTTTTCTTGAGGGGGTCGAGTCCCTAGATTTGGAATAATTACAGTTTCCATTTGACTATCAAGAATAGATGGATGGGCAATGCCAGCTGTTACTTTAATATTCTCAGCAACATCCTCAGGAACCTTCCAAACTTGAGCAATATCAAGAGTTACCCTATTAACACCAATAGGAATTACACCTGTATAATAAGGAGAACCGTCAATATAAAGAATAATATCAGTAGTTCCTTTACCCATATCAATAAACAAAACACCCATCTCACGCTCTTCTTTAGAAAGAGTTGCATAAGAAGAAGCTAAACTTCCAAGAACAACCTCATCAACTGCAAATCCAGCTCGATTTACACATCTGACTAAATTCTGACTAGAAGAGCTAGATCCTGTAATAATATGCACTTCTCCTTCAAGACGAATACCCATCATATCTATTGGATTTTTTATATGAGGTATTCCATCTACAATAAATTCTTGAGGAATAACATGAAGAATTTCTCTATCCATTGGAATAACAATTGCCTTTGCAGCTTCGATTACCCTATCAACATCTTCTTCGTTAATCTCTCTTGTTCTTGAATTTATTGCAACAACACCACGCGAATTGGTTCCCTCAACACTACTCCCAGACATAGAAACTGAAAGCGATGTAATATCACACCCTGAAATGAGCTCTGCAGCCTCAATAGAATTAGATATTGAATCAAGAGCAGCTTCAATGTTTATTAAAACTCCCTTCCTAACTCCTCTTGATATACTAGTGCCTATTCCAACTATTTCCAATTGATCATTCAAATTTACTTCAGCAACAACAGTACAAATTTTTGAAGTTCCAACATCCAAACCTACTATCAAATTCCTAGACACTAACTTTCTCCTAACAAAATGATATCACCACTTCTTAAATCTATAACACCAGGCTTTCCTTTAAGCAAATCAACTGCAAGAAATACTTTATGCATCACGTCTGTTAAATCCATATCAACTGTTATCAATATTTTATTATATATGCTTTTAATATACAAAATTACATTATAATCATAGAAATTCAATTTTAAAAAATTTACCTCTGATATTAAATTATACAAATATTTTTGATTTATTTTAAGATAATTAAGACCTCTTACAACATTAAGCATTCTATCCTCTAGAAAATCTCCGACATTATTATCATTCAAAATTAATCCACTAATTATAGGTAAATCATAAATTAAATACTCACTTTTTTCCAAAATTACACCATCTGATGCAATACAATAATAAGTAATGTTACCATTTACATTTTCTAAAGCAACAGCAACGGGTATTCTTTTCTCTATTTTAATATTAATTTTATTAGGAAACTTAAGATCAACCTTAGCATTCTTTACTCTTAAATCTCTTTTAAGATTCTCCTCATATATTCTAACATTAACATTATGATAATAAGTATTAGGCTTAATTCCTGAAATCTTAATTATATCTTCTTTAGAAAGAGAAGTATCATTATTTATGCTAATATATCTAATCAAAAAATAAGGAGACACAAAAATAATAATTATTATTTCAAAAAAAATTAAAGACGTTGAAAAATATATATATTTAATTAAAAATTTTCTCTCAATAATCATAAACTAATCCGATTTACACACTAGAAAAATCCAATCAATTATTACTTAAATCCCTTGAAACATTTGAAATAAGACCAGAAAGTGCCATGGTAACAACAATAGAAGAACCTCCTGATGAAAAAAAAGGCAAATTTATTCCTGTGGGAGGCAAAAGACCA is a window from the Borreliella chilensis genome containing:
- a CDS encoding flagellar protein FlbA, which codes for MNDLNFRKQKLNRILAIRTYYRKLSERDLMNINKKILKINQFLDGIPNILKSLDSFDNLSIRGYIDCLNYKKKQDFKILEKLKKNYNECYDIYVDKYREEKKIEILIKILNGSIIKNREKKESLLLDEYANYKVCQNLRIK
- a CDS encoding flagellar motor switch protein FliG — encoded protein: MEEKKEKEILDVSALTGKQKAAILLVSIGSEISSKVFKYLSQEEIESLTFEIAKLETITSELKDNVLLEFKELMMAQEFIQKGGIDYARELLEKSLGTQKAVDIINNLGSALQSRPFEFVRRADPANILNFIQQEHPQTIALILSYLDPQKASFILSSLPTEVQTNVARRIALMDRTSPEVVREVERVLEKKLASLSSEDYTSAGGVDNVVEIINMADRKTEKFIIESLEEEDPELAEEIKKKMFVFEDIVLLDDRSIQRVLREIDGQELAKALKSVDIPVQEKIFKNMSKRAASMLKEDMEFLGPTRRKDVEESQQKIVSLIRKLEEQGEIVISRGGEEDVLV
- a CDS encoding flagellar M-ring protein FliF; translated protein: MSNFFTKFFVSAKGIFKKASTVQKIALGLIIFFVIIAFVFLIGFSTRSQSIALFGVEIKDQYLLDRISQRLDRENVKYFLSSDGRIYLDDEKLAKKMRAILVREELVPVHMDPWALFDIDRWTITDFERSINLRRSITRAVEQHIVALDDVDAVSVNLVMPEKALFKDAQEPVKASVRITPRPGSDIITNRKKVEGLVKLIQYAIEGLESDNIAVVDNSGTILNDFSNLDGIDRIDLAEKERKLKLKYEAMLRGEIDSALSKVLSIDRFMIARVNVKLDTSKETTESKEYAPIEIQAQDPKAAYNTRKVSDSTIISSQTQKKEYQGQGYSPWGPPGQEGNTPPEYQDLSDITGKYNESQEIKNVALNEKKSTSEKEPARIVGVSLGIFVDGIWNFVYDEKGDFIIENGMRKREYKPMALEEIKNIEDVLQSSFEYKPERGDSITVRNISFDRMNEFREIDENYFASERFKYLLFVASIIFSLLILVFTVFFAISRELERRRRLREEELAKQAHLRRQQALMDGGDDIGVDDVVGGIREGDELQNNAELLAREKPEDVAKLIRTWLLKNA
- the fliI gene encoding ATP synthase (involved in type III protein export during flagellum assembly); this encodes MGNFFENYLKQVDNIETVSFVGRVQKIKGLLVESLGPQCAVGDLCLIDQRNNRRVCAEVLGFNGPYVSLMAYEGFSGIEVGNKVYSLNKGLEINLSDELLGRVIDSLGRPIDNKGSFLNNRYKELVFKKINPISRSIFEEQILTGVKVLDGFLPVAKGQRVGIFSGAGVGKSTLLGMIAKNSNADVNVIAFIGERGRELNEFIEHELGKERLKKSVLVVSTSDESPISRYKGAYVATMIAEYFREQGKDVVLLFDSITRFANAKREMSLSLGEPPVAKGYPPSVFVEIPILLERSGFNGKGGSVTGFYTVLVEGDDFTEPVADNIKAVLDGHIILDRDLFDRGIYPSINVLSSTSRSIHRIMNLEKQKLIMKVRSLLSVYKDYEDLIRTGIYLKGSNKDVDFAISKYPKIINFISQGINETFDFENLEDEIREILS
- the fliE gene encoding flagellar hook-basal body protein FliE (forms a junction between the M-ring and FlgB during flagella biosynthesis), which produces MKIDAFFTESNINLVKKNPLHFDVNLFSSKSSDIKTFKDVLINTVTDINKSQLNVSKVMEQAILRPSSVDVHDVVIAMSKANMNLSILKAVVERSVKAYQDIINIR
- a CDS encoding flagellar assembly protein FliH, whose product is MPKVLYKSSEVDSSVRLEFVEIAKPIFESLEIKKKECKVYDIDSKIANLKEELQLLRDEKLRLEEELVKRQELAKEEVQIESERLIEEAKAKANEVLEAAKQEADLLQREAVYKKESIEAESNAEIEKLAREYEEKLKKDLEIATSKGREEGYNKGYESGFKDFDKVMRKLHGIIASLIAERRGILESSGEQIVSLVMQIAIKVIKRITASQKDIVLENVNEVLKKVKDKTKITIRVNLDDLDIVRHKKSDFIFRFDVIEDLEIIEDPNIGKGGCIIETNFGEIDARISSQLDKIEEKFKNFSLLS